The following proteins are co-located in the Canis lupus dingo isolate Sandy chromosome 31, ASM325472v2, whole genome shotgun sequence genome:
- the PDE9A gene encoding high affinity cGMP-specific 3',5'-cyclic phosphodiesterase 9A isoform X2, with protein sequence MREELAARSSRTSCPCKYSLVDNNRRLTPRRDVPTYPKYLLSPETIDALRKPTFDVWLWEPNEMLSCLEHMYHDLGLVRDFSINPITLRRWLLCVHDNYRNNPFHNFRHCFCVTQMMYSMIWLCRLQEKFSQMDILILMTAAICHDLDHPGYNNTYQINARTELAVRYNDISPLENHHCAVAFQILAQPECNIFANVQPDGFKQIRQGMITLILATDMARHAEIMDSFKETMENFDYSNEEHVTLLKMILIKCCDISNEVRPMEVAEPWVDCLLEEYFMQSDREKSEGLPVAPFMDRDKVTKATAQIGFIKFVLIPMFETVTKLFPVVEEIMLQPLWESRDRYEELKQIDDAMKEKTESLTSSGETDTSREGSGDATKSEDNAILN encoded by the exons TACCTGCTCTCTCCAGAGACCATAGACGCCCTCCGGAAGCCCACCTTTGACGTCTGGCTCTGGGAGCCCAACGAG ATGCTGAGCTGCTTGGAGCACATGTACCACGACCTGGGCCTGGTCAGAGATTTCTCCATCAACCCCATCACGCTCAGGAGATGGCTG CTCTGCGTCCACGACAACTACAGAAACAACCCTTTTCACAACTTCCGGCACTGCTTCTGCGTGACCCAGATGATGTACAGCATGATCTGGCTCTGCAGGCTCCAG GAGAAATTTTCCCAAATGGACATCCTGATTCTAATGACGGCGGCCATCTGCCATGACCTGGACCATCCAGGCTACAACAACAC GTACCAGATCAACGCGCGCACAGAGCTGGCCGTCCGGTACAACGACATCTCGCCCCTGGAGAACCACCACTGTGCCGTGGCCTTCCAGATTCTCGCCCAGCCCGAGTGCAACATCTTCGCCAACGTGCAGCCGGACGGGTTCAAGCAGATCAGACAG GGGATGATCACATTGATCTTAGCCACCGACATGGCAAGACACGCAGAAATTAtggattctttcaaagaaacgaTGGAGAATTTTGACTACAGCAATGAGGAGCACGTGACCCTT CTGAAGATGATTTTGATAAAATGCTGTGACATCTCCAATGAGGTCCGTCCAATGGAAGTCGCGGAGCCTTGGGTGGACTGCCTGTTAGAAGAGTATTTCATGCAG AGCGACCGCGAGAAGTCGGAGGGCCTCCCTGTGGCCCCCTTCATGGACCGGGACAAAGTGACCAAAGCCACGGCCCAAATTGGGTTCATCAAGTTTGTCCTGATCCCGATGTTCGAAACGGTGACCAAG CTCTTCCCCGTGGTGGAGGAGATCATGCTGCAGCCCCTTTGGGAATCCAGGGATCGTTACGAGGAGCTGAAGCAAATCGATGATGCCATGAAAGAG AAGACTGAGAGCCTGACGTCCTCCGGGGAAACCGACACGTCGAGAGAGGGGAGCGGAGATGCGACCAAAAGCGAAGATAATGCCATTCTGAATTGA